The following DNA comes from bacterium.
TACCTGGGACCATTCCATAATCTCCCCCATCAGAATTATTGAGAAAAGTCTGCTGAACTCGATCGAGAAAGATTACTCCAGTATCCTTGTCCATCTCATACTTATTATGTGAGCGGCGTGATGTTTCGATGATTACATTTACGACTTCCGGGGCTTTATCGCCGATACCGACATTCTTGAGGGACATGTATTTCTCCTTAGATTTTGGACTTATTTTCGTGGATAAGTGTACAGAGTATATCTGATTTTTTCAAGCAAGAAGCTTATTTTGCGGATTCAATAATCCCAGCAAACTCTTTGTAATTCACGCTCGCGCCGCCAACGAGGAGACCGGCACAGTCATCGAGGGCAAGATATTGTGCAGCGTTGTTAGCCTTAACCGACCCGCCATAGAGGAGCGGCACTGACTTCGCGAGTGCTGGAGAATGACGCACTTCAAGCCAAGTGCGAATCACGCTAAACATCTCTGCGACGTCTTGAGTCGTCGCGTTCTCCCCTGTCCCAATTGCCCAAACCGGCTCATAGGCGATCACAATATCATGCAAGTCCTCCGGAGTTAGCAGTGTCAACCCAGCTTCGATCTGGTCAGCGACAACTTGCGCAGCGTGCCCGTTATTTCGATCGTGCCCCGCCTCGCCAACACATAAGATCGGCGTTAGCCCATGTCGCAAGCAAGCCGCGAGCTTCTGGGCAATCAACCCATCACGCTCGCCAAAGACGTGTCGCCGCTCAGAATGTCCAACGATCGCGTATTTCGCCAAGTCCTTAATCATTGCCGCGCTAGTCTCGCCAGTGTATGCACCCTCATCAGCTGGATAAATGTTTTGCACTCCTACCTGCATGTGATCATGGCTGCGCAGCTCAGATCGGACGGTCGTCAGATCAAGCACCGGCGGGCACAATACTACTTCAACGCCGCTGGATACTTTTGGCACTTCCTTCAATAACCGACTAACAAATAGACTCGCCTC
Coding sequences within:
- a CDS encoding triose-phosphate isomerase, with amino-acid sequence MARKTYIVGNWKMHLGPSEASLFVSRLLKEVPKVSSGVEVVLCPPVLDLTTVRSELRSHDHMQVGVQNIYPADEGAYTGETSAAMIKDLAKYAIVGHSERRHVFGERDGLIAQKLAACLRHGLTPILCVGEAGHDRNNGHAAQVVADQIEAGLTLLTPEDLHDIVIAYEPVWAIGTGENATTQDVAEMFSVIRTWLEVRHSPALAKSVPLLYGGSVKANNAAQYLALDDCAGLLVGGASVNYKEFAGIIESAK